One region of Hoeflea sp. 108 genomic DNA includes:
- the era gene encoding GTPase Era produces MTDAPETTTPETGATRSGFVALLGAPNAGKSTLVNQLVGAKVSIVTHKVQTTRAIVRGIATHDSAQIVFVDTPGIFKPKRRLDTAMVTTAWGGAKDADVILVLIDAERGIRGDAAAILERLKDVRQPKMLILNKVDRVKPEALLALTSAANEQVDFERTFMVSALTGSGCKDLLDFLARRLPLGPWYYPEDQISDLPMRQLAAEITREKLYLRLHQELPYSSHVETEKWEEKPDGSVRIEQVIYVERDSQKKIVLGHKGETIRAIGQAARMEIGGILEQKVHLFLFVKVRENWGNDPERYREMGLDFPH; encoded by the coding sequence GTGACCGATGCCCCCGAAACCACCACACCCGAAACCGGCGCCACGCGTTCGGGCTTCGTTGCCCTTCTCGGCGCACCCAATGCCGGCAAGTCGACCCTGGTCAACCAGCTGGTCGGCGCGAAGGTGTCGATTGTCACCCACAAGGTGCAGACCACACGGGCTATCGTACGCGGCATCGCCACCCACGATAGCGCCCAGATCGTCTTCGTCGACACACCCGGCATCTTCAAGCCCAAGCGCCGGCTCGACACGGCGATGGTCACCACCGCTTGGGGCGGTGCCAAGGATGCCGACGTGATCCTGGTGTTGATCGACGCCGAGCGTGGCATCCGCGGTGACGCGGCTGCCATCCTTGAGCGTCTCAAGGACGTGCGCCAGCCCAAGATGCTGATCCTCAACAAGGTCGACAGGGTGAAGCCTGAAGCGCTTCTGGCTTTGACTTCGGCTGCCAATGAGCAGGTCGATTTCGAGCGCACCTTCATGGTCTCGGCGCTGACCGGCTCCGGTTGCAAGGACCTGCTCGACTTCCTGGCCAGGCGCCTGCCGCTGGGCCCCTGGTACTACCCCGAGGACCAGATTTCCGATCTGCCGATGCGCCAACTGGCAGCCGAAATCACCCGCGAGAAGCTGTATCTCAGGCTGCATCAGGAGCTGCCCTACTCGTCGCATGTCGAGACCGAGAAATGGGAAGAAAAGCCCGACGGCTCGGTGCGCATCGAGCAGGTCATCTATGTCGAGCGCGACAGCCAGAAGAAGATCGTTCTCGGCCACAAGGGTGAGACCATCCGCGCCATCGGCCAGGCGGCGCGCATGGAGATCGGTGGCATCCTCGAACAGAAGGTGCACCTGTTCCTGTTCGTCAAGGTGCGCGAGAACTGGGGCAACGACCCCGAGCGCTACCGCGAAATGGGACTCGACTTCCCGCACTGA
- a CDS encoding DSD1 family PLP-dependent enzyme, translating into MNAAGRLASLQTPSLVLDETIMLRNIARLDDKLARLGVAGRPHLKTVKSVDAARRVMRKAKAATVSTLREAEVFFDAGIKDILYCVGITPQKLPRVLALHARGCEAIVILDSLAQAHAVAEASRAADHAIPVLIEIDCDGHRSGLNPDDPALVEIGRVLARGGAELRGVITHAGESYGAHSEAELVDFAERERDAVLAAARALKDVGLPCPVRSVGSTPTAHFARDLSGVTEVRAGVYVLFDLVQAGIGVCRLEDIAVSVLTTVIGHQRERGWIMIDAGWMALSRDRGTASQQVDQGYGVVCDIEGRALGGLIVTGTNQEHGIVTLRPGASGAVPDIPVGTMLRILPNHACATAAQFDGFEVLTADGGLAHWPRFRGW; encoded by the coding sequence ATGAACGCAGCCGGCAGGCTGGCGAGCCTCCAGACGCCGAGCCTCGTTCTCGACGAGACGATCATGCTCCGCAACATCGCCCGCCTTGACGACAAGCTGGCGCGGCTCGGCGTCGCCGGACGCCCGCATCTCAAGACAGTGAAGTCGGTCGACGCCGCCCGGCGCGTGATGCGCAAGGCGAAGGCTGCCACCGTCTCGACGCTGCGGGAAGCGGAAGTGTTCTTCGACGCGGGCATCAAGGACATTCTCTATTGCGTCGGGATAACACCGCAGAAGCTGCCGCGCGTTCTGGCGCTGCATGCCAGGGGCTGCGAGGCGATCGTGATCCTCGATTCGCTTGCGCAGGCGCACGCCGTTGCCGAGGCTTCGCGCGCCGCCGACCACGCGATCCCGGTGCTGATCGAGATCGACTGCGACGGCCACCGCTCCGGGTTGAACCCCGATGACCCGGCGCTGGTGGAGATCGGCCGGGTGCTTGCCCGGGGTGGCGCGGAACTGCGCGGCGTGATCACCCATGCCGGTGAAAGCTATGGCGCGCACAGCGAGGCCGAGCTGGTCGACTTTGCCGAGCGCGAGCGCGATGCGGTGCTGGCCGCCGCGCGCGCCCTTAAGGACGTCGGCCTGCCTTGCCCGGTGCGCAGCGTCGGCTCGACGCCGACAGCACATTTCGCCCGCGACCTGAGCGGCGTGACGGAGGTGAGGGCAGGTGTTTATGTGCTGTTCGACCTCGTCCAGGCCGGCATCGGCGTTTGTCGGCTCGAGGATATCGCCGTGTCGGTGCTGACAACCGTGATCGGCCATCAGAGGGAACGCGGCTGGATCATGATCGATGCCGGCTGGATGGCGCTGTCGCGCGATCGCGGCACGGCGAGCCAGCAGGTCGACCAGGGGTATGGCGTGGTCTGCGATATCGAGGGCAGGGCGCTCGGCGGGCTGATCGTCACCGGCACCAACCAGGAGCATGGCATCGTGACCCTCAGGCCCGGAGCGTCGGGCGCGGTGCCGGATATCCCTGTTGGAACGATGCTGCGCATCCTGCCCAACCACGCCTGCGCGACGGCCGCCCAGTTTGACGGCTTCGAGGTGCTGACGGCGGATGGCGGGCTGGCGCATTGGCCGCGCTTTCGCGGTTGGTGA
- a CDS encoding DMT family transporter: protein MTQQEVLRLPVAYAARSPLVLLALCGLVFATRIMISKAALNAGMQPFQLALVANVGAGLILLPLLAASGQGIPHQCSHLVLYLVLGIISFTIPTVLGYYIVDRVGPAYTSTVYSLSPLLTMSFAAGLGIERMYLRRFAGILIGLAGMAALVQQQMAEIDFSQTVWVLLGIIIPACAAAGNIIRSAYWPKGSSALAFSCGILLSSSLMVALVAPFFEAPSSWVFLDRDILFWIGCMVATSASSYLLNFRLQEIGGPVFFSQLGYWGTGFGVVLAAFLFNDVLTILSIVGLAAIIAGGVLANRRRA from the coding sequence ATGACGCAACAGGAAGTTCTTCGGCTGCCGGTGGCATATGCGGCGCGCTCGCCGCTGGTTCTTTTGGCGTTGTGCGGCCTCGTCTTCGCCACCCGCATCATGATTTCGAAGGCGGCGCTGAATGCCGGCATGCAGCCGTTCCAGCTGGCGCTGGTCGCCAATGTCGGCGCCGGCCTGATCCTTCTGCCGCTGTTGGCGGCTTCAGGGCAGGGCATCCCGCACCAGTGCAGCCACCTTGTGCTCTATCTGGTGCTCGGCATCATCAGCTTCACCATCCCGACCGTGCTCGGCTACTACATCGTCGACCGCGTCGGGCCGGCCTACACCTCGACCGTCTATTCACTGTCGCCTCTGCTGACGATGAGCTTCGCCGCCGGGCTCGGCATCGAGCGCATGTATCTAAGGCGTTTCGCCGGCATCCTCATAGGTTTGGCGGGCATGGCTGCACTGGTGCAGCAGCAGATGGCCGAGATCGACTTTTCGCAGACCGTCTGGGTGCTGCTCGGCATCATCATCCCGGCCTGCGCCGCCGCCGGCAACATCATCCGCTCGGCCTATTGGCCCAAGGGTTCGTCGGCGCTCGCCTTCTCTTGCGGTATCCTGCTGAGTTCCAGCCTGATGGTTGCGCTGGTGGCGCCGTTTTTCGAAGCGCCGTCGAGCTGGGTCTTCCTTGACCGCGACATCCTGTTCTGGATCGGCTGCATGGTCGCCACCTCGGCCTCGTCTTACCTGCTCAATTTCCGTCTGCAGGAAATCGGCGGGCCGGTGTTCTTCAGCCAGCTCGGCTACTGGGGCACGGGCTTCGGCGTAGTGCTGGCGGCCTTCCTGTTCAACGACGTGCTGACCATCCTGTCGATCGTGGGACTGGCGGCGATCATCGCCGGCGGGGTGCTGGCCAACCGCCGGCGCGCCTGA
- a CDS encoding NAD-dependent formate dehydrogenase, whose amino-acid sequence MAKVVCVLYDDPVDGYPKHYARDGLPKLERYPGGQTLPTPDAIDFEPGVLLGSVSGELGLRSFVEGAGHRLVVTSDKDGLDSVFERELVDAEIVISQPFWPAYLTAQRIAKASSLKLAITAGIGSDHVDLQAAMEHGITVAEVTYCNSISVSEHVVMMILGLVRNYIPSYQWVVDGGWNIADCVARSYDVEGMQVGTVGAGRIGSAVLRRLKPFDVRLHYTDRHRLPEAVEKELGLTFHKTAADMVPVCDVVTINAPLHPETENLFDAALIARMKRGAYLVNTARGKICNRDAVAAALESGQLAGYAGDVWFPQPAPRDHPWRTMPHHGMTPHISGSSLSAQARYAAGTREILECWFAGRPIREEYLIVDGGKLAGAGAHSYSAGDATRGSEEAARFKQ is encoded by the coding sequence ATGGCCAAGGTCGTTTGCGTCCTTTACGACGATCCGGTGGATGGCTACCCCAAGCACTATGCGCGGGACGGCCTGCCGAAACTTGAGCGCTATCCCGGTGGCCAGACATTGCCCACACCTGATGCCATCGACTTCGAGCCGGGCGTGCTGCTCGGCAGCGTGTCGGGCGAACTCGGCCTGCGAAGCTTTGTCGAAGGCGCTGGGCACAGATTGGTCGTAACCTCCGACAAGGACGGCCTCGACAGCGTGTTCGAGCGCGAGCTCGTCGACGCCGAGATCGTCATTTCGCAGCCGTTCTGGCCGGCCTACCTGACCGCGCAGCGGATCGCCAAGGCTTCCAGCCTGAAGCTCGCCATCACCGCTGGCATCGGCTCCGACCATGTCGACCTGCAGGCGGCGATGGAGCACGGCATCACGGTGGCCGAGGTCACCTACTGCAACTCGATCAGCGTATCCGAGCACGTGGTGATGATGATCCTGGGCCTCGTGCGCAATTACATCCCGTCCTATCAGTGGGTTGTTGACGGGGGCTGGAACATCGCCGACTGCGTTGCCCGGTCCTATGATGTCGAGGGCATGCAGGTGGGGACGGTGGGTGCCGGCCGGATCGGCAGTGCCGTGCTGCGGCGACTCAAGCCATTCGACGTCAGGCTGCACTACACCGACCGCCACCGGCTGCCCGAGGCCGTCGAAAAGGAACTCGGCTTGACCTTCCACAAGACGGCGGCCGACATGGTGCCGGTCTGCGATGTCGTCACCATCAACGCGCCGCTGCACCCCGAAACCGAGAACCTGTTCGATGCGGCGTTGATCGCCAGGATGAAGCGCGGCGCCTATCTGGTGAACACGGCGCGCGGCAAGATCTGCAACCGCGACGCTGTCGCGGCAGCACTCGAGAGCGGCCAGCTGGCAGGGTATGCCGGCGACGTCTGGTTTCCGCAGCCCGCGCCCAGGGACCATCCGTGGCGGACGATGCCGCATCACGGCATGACGCCGCATATTTCGGGATCGTCGCTGTCGGCCCAGGCACGCTATGCCGCCGGCACCCGCGAAATCCTCGAGTGCTGGTTTGCCGGCCGGCCGATCCGCGAGGAATATCTGATCGTCGACGGTGGCAAGCTCGCCGGCGCGGGGGCGCATTCCTACAGCGCGGGCGATGCCACGCGCGGATCGGAGGAGGCGGCCCGCTTCAAGCAGTGA
- a CDS encoding GNAT family N-acetyltransferase: MIKHARIEDASSLAAIGIEVWLNTYIRNGVNAFFADYALSHFTTTNFEAILSKTDNFILVSENGIGIDGFVHMALGSPAPVKGCSDLEIVKLYVQPRHQGSGAGGRLLAAALQWCTSTDRPDVWLAVNAENTTATDFYLRKGFANVGDTEFQIGDQSYPNHVLRYALA, encoded by the coding sequence ATGATCAAACATGCCAGAATAGAGGACGCATCCAGCCTGGCTGCCATCGGCATCGAAGTCTGGCTCAACACCTATATTCGCAATGGCGTGAACGCGTTCTTCGCCGACTATGCCCTCAGCCATTTCACGACCACCAATTTCGAAGCCATCTTGTCGAAGACCGACAACTTCATCCTGGTGTCGGAGAACGGCATCGGAATAGACGGGTTCGTTCACATGGCGCTGGGATCGCCGGCGCCGGTCAAAGGCTGCTCCGACCTGGAAATCGTCAAGCTCTATGTCCAGCCCCGCCACCAGGGGTCGGGCGCCGGCGGCCGGCTTCTCGCGGCGGCGCTGCAGTGGTGCACGTCCACTGACCGGCCGGATGTTTGGCTCGCGGTCAACGCCGAAAACACCACGGCAACCGACTTCTACCTGAGAAAAGGCTTCGCTAACGTCGGCGACACCGAGTTCCAGATCGGCGACCAATCCTATCCGAACCACGTCCTGCGATACGCATTGGCGTAG
- a CDS encoding metal-sensing transcriptional repressor — protein sequence MSDHTHTHATHPETLKRLKRAEGHLRGVIAMIEAGRPCLDVAQQLHAVEKAVGQAKRTLIQDHLDHCLEEAVGPLPREQRQSIDEFKEITKYL from the coding sequence ATGTCCGATCACACGCATACCCACGCTACCCATCCTGAGACGCTCAAGCGGCTGAAGCGGGCCGAGGGGCATCTGCGCGGCGTCATCGCCATGATCGAGGCCGGGCGGCCTTGTCTGGATGTCGCCCAGCAGTTGCATGCCGTCGAAAAGGCGGTCGGCCAGGCCAAGCGCACGCTGATCCAGGATCATCTCGACCATTGCCTCGAGGAGGCGGTCGGACCGCTGCCGCGCGAGCAGCGGCAGTCGATCGACGAGTTCAAGGAAATCACCAAGTACCTCTGA
- a CDS encoding DUF2946 family protein has translation MRLLLRDRLSAGAIAGIIAFMLLFQALLSGFASGAMAASAADPLGVICTMEGMGPAGGDQPARSPAECPCGTLCQLAVAATPGLPGEQLAFILERPEADGTVVAEQRQPAPQGQRGLIAEARAPPLFSV, from the coding sequence ATGCGGCTCCTATTGCGGGACAGGCTGTCGGCTGGCGCCATCGCCGGCATCATCGCCTTCATGCTGTTGTTCCAGGCGCTGCTCTCGGGCTTTGCATCAGGCGCCATGGCAGCCTCCGCCGCCGATCCGCTCGGCGTCATCTGCACCATGGAGGGCATGGGCCCGGCTGGCGGCGATCAGCCCGCCCGCAGCCCTGCCGAATGCCCCTGCGGCACGCTTTGCCAGCTTGCCGTCGCGGCTACGCCCGGCCTGCCGGGCGAGCAGCTTGCCTTCATTCTTGAGCGGCCCGAGGCTGATGGCACAGTCGTTGCCGAGCAACGGCAGCCTGCACCTCAAGGCCAACGCGGTCTCATCGCCGAGGCGAGGGCGCCTCCGCTTTTCTCCGTCTGA
- a CDS encoding DUF4287 domain-containing protein: MSFQAYLDTIKTKTGKGPEELLALADAKGFSDGGKLKPTVKAGQIVEWLRDEFSLGHGNSMAVYALLSGKRKPGDK; this comes from the coding sequence ATGTCTTTCCAGGCCTATCTCGACACCATCAAGACCAAGACCGGCAAGGGACCGGAGGAACTGCTGGCACTCGCCGACGCCAAGGGCTTTTCCGACGGCGGCAAGCTCAAGCCCACGGTCAAGGCCGGACAGATCGTCGAATGGCTGCGTGACGAGTTCAGCCTCGGCCATGGCAATTCCATGGCTGTCTATGCGCTGCTGAGCGGCAAGAGAAAGCCCGGCGACAAGTAA
- a CDS encoding PepSY domain-containing protein encodes MSDTTLGRENAVVRSASNLYRAVWRWHFYAGLMVLPFMITLAVSGALYLFKDEIDNFVYSDLKRVAIEQSKVSPEAMVDAALANYPGAAVKYLDPATPESSAEITLTTPDFGKLAVFVNPYSGSVLGALPDRGTIMWTIRYLHSLKYFGDGARLLIELAGGWSILLVGTGIYLWWPRGKKGGVVSVRGKPKNRMFWRDLHAVTGLFVGFFIVFLAITGMPWSGVWGEKVNEWANGSNFGYPSGVRVDVPMSGEHLDHVSKTSWSLEQAKLPESSEAAGTPIGLNKAVETFDRVGLHRGYAVAIPSKPTGVYTGSVYPDDASQQRVIHLDQYSGEPLIDMGFADYGLGGKWMEWGISVHMGQEFGLANQLVLLAACLGIVLLAVSAGVMWWKRRPVGSLGVPPLPEDPRVFRGLIAILATGGIAFPLVGLSLLVMLALDWAGTRMLRPRYA; translated from the coding sequence ATGTCCGATACGACCCTCGGACGGGAGAATGCCGTCGTGCGCTCCGCGTCCAACCTCTACCGAGCCGTCTGGCGCTGGCATTTCTATGCCGGGCTGATGGTGCTGCCCTTCATGATCACACTCGCCGTGTCAGGCGCGCTCTATCTGTTCAAGGACGAGATCGACAATTTTGTCTATTCCGACCTCAAGCGCGTCGCAATCGAGCAGAGCAAGGTGTCGCCGGAAGCCATGGTGGATGCGGCCTTGGCCAATTATCCCGGCGCGGCGGTGAAGTACCTCGACCCGGCAACGCCCGAGAGCTCAGCCGAGATCACCTTGACGACGCCTGATTTCGGCAAGCTGGCCGTCTTTGTAAATCCTTACAGCGGCTCTGTGCTGGGCGCCTTGCCCGACCGCGGCACCATCATGTGGACGATCCGTTACCTGCACAGCCTGAAATATTTCGGCGACGGCGCGCGGCTTCTGATCGAGCTTGCCGGCGGCTGGTCGATCCTGTTGGTCGGCACCGGCATCTATCTGTGGTGGCCGCGCGGCAAGAAGGGCGGCGTCGTCAGCGTGCGCGGCAAGCCGAAAAACCGCATGTTCTGGCGCGACCTGCATGCGGTGACCGGCCTGTTCGTCGGCTTTTTCATCGTCTTCCTGGCCATCACCGGCATGCCCTGGTCGGGCGTCTGGGGCGAGAAGGTCAACGAATGGGCCAATGGCAGCAATTTCGGCTATCCCTCTGGCGTGCGCGTCGACGTGCCGATGTCGGGCGAGCATCTCGACCATGTCTCGAAAACGTCGTGGTCGCTGGAGCAGGCGAAGCTGCCGGAATCGTCCGAAGCCGCGGGCACGCCGATCGGGCTGAACAAGGCGGTCGAGACTTTTGATCGGGTGGGTCTGCATCGCGGTTATGCGGTTGCAATCCCGAGCAAGCCGACGGGCGTCTACACCGGCTCGGTTTATCCTGATGACGCAAGCCAGCAACGAGTGATCCATCTCGACCAGTACAGCGGCGAGCCGCTGATCGACATGGGTTTCGCCGACTACGGCCTGGGCGGCAAATGGATGGAGTGGGGCATATCGGTGCATATGGGCCAGGAGTTCGGGCTGGCCAACCAGCTGGTGCTGCTGGCCGCCTGCCTCGGCATCGTGCTGCTTGCCGTGTCAGCCGGGGTGATGTGGTGGAAGCGACGTCCGGTCGGTTCACTCGGCGTGCCGCCGCTGCCCGAGGACCCAAGGGTGTTTCGCGGGCTGATCGCCATCCTCGCTACAGGCGGCATCGCCTTTCCGCTCGTCGGCCTGTCGCTGCTGGTGATGCTGGCGCTCGACTGGGCCGGTACGCGGATGCTGCGCCCACGCTACGCCTGA
- a CDS encoding pentapeptide repeat-containing protein has translation MNEPHPTSFADQLALGQRSFKGLQLAGNDLARLDLNGCELADCNLTGADLSAATLTDTRWLNCRMAGARLTAIDAVDAQFHGCDLANTDWTRSRLNAARFSQSKLTGATFADCSMNGIEFQACLLVSIFLSGVSFRRKTLENIDFGDADLRDCDFREAVFDGCSLRGTALRLCNFQKADLRGCDLGPLKLNEAAFLKGAVISKGQATDLLRNLGLQVL, from the coding sequence ATGAACGAACCACACCCCACCTCATTCGCCGACCAACTCGCCCTTGGGCAGCGCTCGTTCAAAGGCCTGCAACTGGCAGGCAACGATCTTGCGCGGCTCGATCTCAACGGCTGCGAGCTCGCCGACTGCAATCTGACCGGCGCCGACCTGTCGGCGGCAACACTCACGGACACCCGTTGGCTCAACTGCCGCATGGCCGGCGCGCGGCTCACAGCCATCGATGCGGTCGACGCCCAGTTTCACGGCTGCGACCTCGCCAATACCGACTGGACCCGTTCGCGGCTGAACGCTGCACGCTTCAGCCAGAGCAAGCTCACTGGCGCAACCTTCGCCGACTGCTCGATGAACGGCATCGAATTTCAGGCGTGCCTGCTTGTCAGCATCTTCCTCTCAGGCGTTTCGTTTCGCCGGAAGACGCTCGAAAACATCGATTTCGGCGATGCCGATCTCAGGGACTGCGATTTCCGCGAGGCGGTCTTCGACGGCTGCAGCCTGCGTGGCACGGCCCTGCGGCTCTGCAACTTCCAGAAGGCGGACCTGCGCGGCTGTGATCTCGGCCCGCTGAAGCTCAACGAGGCTGCCTTCCTGAAGGGGGCGGTGATCTCGAAAGGCCAGGCCACCGATCTTCTGCGCAATCTCGGGCTGCAGGTACTGTAG
- a CDS encoding SH3 domain-containing protein — protein MPRALLVALLTLGVATPAMATSGPGCLVVVNVARNDALNMRAGPSANARIVDVLVPQRHGIIHLDAACRPTTQPWASRWCPVTHYDGDRTTKGWVKARFVRDSECP, from the coding sequence ATGCCGAGAGCACTTCTGGTCGCACTGCTTACGCTCGGTGTTGCAACGCCCGCCATGGCGACCTCGGGACCTGGCTGCCTGGTGGTCGTCAACGTCGCCAGGAACGACGCGCTCAACATGCGCGCCGGACCTTCAGCCAATGCCCGCATCGTCGACGTGCTGGTGCCGCAGCGCCACGGCATCATCCATCTCGACGCCGCCTGCCGGCCGACGACCCAGCCATGGGCAAGCCGCTGGTGCCCGGTCACCCATTATGACGGCGACCGCACCACCAAGGGCTGGGTCAAGGCGCGCTTCGTCCGCGACAGCGAGTGCCCGTAA
- a CDS encoding cupin domain-containing protein: MKAVVHSDHAIEQWREGVSTRMLVSAQAGADQLCIFEQWVAPGAGAPTHHHSVEEVLMVIVGDAELWLDGTSLRMAAGQSFVVPARQRHGFRNVGTGQLHMHAVLVSPEFEATLESTGETIRRWGRQ, from the coding sequence TTGAAGGCTGTCGTTCATTCCGACCATGCCATCGAGCAATGGCGCGAAGGCGTCAGCACGCGGATGCTGGTGTCGGCGCAGGCCGGGGCCGATCAACTCTGCATCTTCGAACAATGGGTGGCGCCGGGAGCCGGCGCGCCGACGCATCATCATTCTGTCGAGGAGGTGCTGATGGTCATTGTTGGCGACGCAGAACTGTGGCTGGACGGCACGTCGCTCCGCATGGCAGCGGGGCAGTCTTTTGTCGTGCCTGCGCGCCAAAGGCATGGCTTCCGCAACGTCGGCACGGGCCAGTTGCACATGCATGCGGTGCTTGTGTCGCCCGAATTCGAGGCGACGCTGGAGAGTACGGGCGAAACGATACGGCGATGGGGGCGGCAATGA
- a CDS encoding MFS transporter encodes MLQILSNRTYRHLFAAQLIALVGTGLATVALGLLAYDLAGPDAGVVLGTALAIKMTAFVVIAPVAAALAERLPRRLMLVCLDLVRAGVVLILPFVSEVWQVYVLIFVLQSASAGFTPAFQATIPDVLPDEKDYTRALSLTRLAYDLESLVSPILAAALLTVVSFHSLFAGTVVGFLASAALVVSVKLPSRLASGQGGIYERTTRGLRIYLATPRLRGLLAVGMAVAASGAMVIVNTVVIVQGEFGLDQQATAMALAAYGGGSMVAALMLPRFLDRISDRTIMLAGIALVAAGLLCGTLVRGYDGLLPLWFALGLGYSLAQTPGGRLIRRSSRAEDRPALFAAQFALSHACWLITYPLAGWLGATVGLTAAFAVMATVAAASTVAALVVWPVADPDVLGHHHHDLADDDPHWVEGGHRHGHGHAHSFVIDPLHRHWPREVEAG; translated from the coding sequence ATGCTGCAGATCCTGTCCAACCGCACCTATCGCCATCTTTTCGCCGCCCAGTTGATCGCGCTGGTCGGCACTGGCCTCGCCACGGTGGCGCTGGGGCTTTTGGCCTACGATCTGGCCGGGCCCGATGCTGGCGTCGTGCTTGGCACGGCGCTTGCGATCAAGATGACCGCCTTCGTCGTTATCGCGCCGGTTGCCGCCGCACTTGCCGAGAGGCTGCCGCGGCGCTTGATGCTGGTCTGCCTCGACCTCGTTCGGGCGGGCGTGGTGCTGATTTTGCCGTTCGTATCGGAGGTGTGGCAGGTCTATGTGCTGATCTTCGTGCTGCAATCGGCGTCTGCCGGCTTCACGCCGGCGTTCCAGGCGACCATTCCCGACGTGCTGCCCGACGAGAAGGACTATACGCGCGCGCTGTCGCTGACGCGGCTCGCCTATGATCTCGAAAGCCTTGTCAGCCCGATCCTGGCGGCGGCACTGCTGACGGTGGTGAGCTTCCATAGCCTGTTTGCCGGCACGGTGGTGGGCTTCCTCGCATCCGCGGCACTTGTTGTTTCAGTGAAGTTGCCGAGCAGGCTGGCATCAGGGCAGGGCGGCATCTACGAGCGGACGACGCGCGGGCTGCGCATCTATCTGGCGACACCGCGTCTGCGGGGGCTTCTGGCCGTCGGCATGGCGGTGGCCGCCTCGGGTGCGATGGTGATCGTCAACACCGTCGTCATTGTCCAGGGCGAGTTCGGCCTCGACCAGCAGGCGACCGCCATGGCGCTCGCGGCCTATGGCGGCGGCTCGATGGTGGCGGCACTGATGCTGCCGAGGTTTCTCGACCGCATTTCCGACCGCACGATCATGCTGGCGGGCATCGCACTGGTCGCGGCAGGGCTGCTGTGTGGCACGCTGGTCCGCGGCTATGACGGGCTGCTGCCGCTGTGGTTCGCGCTCGGGCTCGGCTATTCGCTGGCCCAGACGCCGGGTGGCCGCCTGATCCGGCGCTCGTCGCGGGCGGAGGATCGGCCCGCCTTGTTTGCTGCGCAGTTCGCGCTGTCCCATGCCTGCTGGCTGATCACATATCCCCTGGCCGGTTGGCTGGGTGCGACCGTCGGCCTGACAGCCGCCTTTGCCGTCATGGCCACGGTTGCGGCAGCTTCCACTGTTGCGGCGCTGGTCGTCTGGCCTGTCGCCGATCCCGACGTCCTGGGCCATCATCACCACGATCTGGCCGACGACGATCCGCATTGGGTCGAAGGCGGGCATCGCCATGGCCACGGCCATGCCCATAGCTTCGTCATCGATCCGCTGCACCGCCACTGGCCGCGCGAGGTGGAGGCAGGCTGA
- a CDS encoding MarR family transcriptional regulator, which translates to MSRHLDENIGELAGDGLLDGIDARRAQWARELPHLDTRGMAILGRARWITLAARPKIEAVFASYGLDTGEADVVFTLLRSGPPYRLRPTELYKSMMISSGGATNRIVKLLKAGLVRQVSSEGDGRSLPVELTEEGLARAREAFEADMAVETLMLEGLTWDEQAQLAGLLRKLALSLGSSPSME; encoded by the coding sequence GTGTCAAGACATCTCGACGAAAATATCGGGGAGCTGGCTGGCGACGGCCTGCTGGACGGCATCGACGCGCGCCGGGCGCAGTGGGCAAGGGAGCTGCCCCATCTCGACACGCGCGGCATGGCGATCCTCGGCCGTGCCCGCTGGATCACGCTTGCCGCCCGGCCCAAGATCGAAGCGGTCTTCGCCTCCTACGGGCTCGACACCGGCGAGGCGGACGTCGTGTTCACACTGCTGCGCTCGGGCCCGCCCTATCGGCTGCGCCCGACCGAGCTCTACAAATCCATGATGATCTCGTCGGGAGGCGCCACCAACCGCATCGTCAAGCTGCTCAAGGCAGGCCTCGTCAGGCAGGTCAGTTCGGAGGGCGACGGCCGCAGCCTGCCCGTAGAACTAACGGAAGAAGGCCTCGCCCGCGCCCGCGAGGCCTTCGAGGCCGACATGGCGGTCGAGACGCTGATGCTGGAGGGCCTGACCTGGGACGAGCAGGCGCAATTGGCGGGGCTTCTGCGCAAGCTGGCACTATCGCTCGGCAGTTCGCCGTCGATGGAATGA